GCCCGCACGACGAGTGGCAGCACGCCGTCAGCGACCGGGATGTCCTCCTTGCCGCACACCTCGCCGAGGTACTCCCGCAGCGTGCCAGGAGGCACCAGCCGGAACGGATAGTGGTGCGTACGCGACCGGATCGTCCCGATGACCTTCTCGGGCTCGGTGGTCGCGAAGATGAACTTGAGGTGCTCCGGCGGCTCCTCGACCACCTTCAGCAGAGCGTTGAAGCCCTGCGGGGTGACCATGTGCGCCTCGTCGATGATGTAGATCTTGTACCGGCTGCTCGCCGGCCCGAAGAAGGCCTTCTCCCGAAGATCACGCGCATCGTCGACACCACCGTGCGACGCGGCGTCGATCTCGATGACGTCGATCGACCCCGGCCCGTTCCTGGCGAGGTCCTGGCAGGACTGGCACTCGCCGCACGGTGTCGGCGTGGGCCCCTGTTCGCAGTTCAGACAGCGGGCGAGGATGCGCGCACTGGTCGTCTTTCCGCATCCGCGCGGCCCGCTGAACAGGTACGCGTGATTGACCCGGTTGTTCCGCAGGGCCTGCTGCAGCGGGTCAGTGACATGCTCCTGCCCGATGACCTCGGCGAACGACTCGGGGCGGTAGCGGCGGTACAGCGCAAGGGACGACACGCCTACGAGGTTATCGGGGCCCACTGACAAGCGGCGCCGCCCGACGGCGCTCGGCTGCCGGCCCGCCTCGGCATCCGCATCGACGCCCGCGAACGCAAGCGCCCCTCACGCACCCGCCAGAGCCGACCTACCCTTGCTGCCTTCCGGCCCTGGGGGAGTTCAGTCAGATAGCGCCACGTGAGGGGCTCCGCACAGGGTACCCGATGGCAGGGGGTGGGAACGAGTTCGCTAGCACTCCTCAACGTCTTGTATTGTTTGCCGCGGAGGATTCGCCTAGTGGCCTAGGGCGCACGCTTGGAAAGCGTGTTGGGGGCAACCCCTCACGAGTTCGAATCTCGTATCCTCCGCCATTGCTCTCACCGGGCAATACGTTGAAGGGCCCCACCGTTCACGGTGGGGCCCTTCGGCGTCCGTAGTCTCATCTACAGTCTCAACGCGCTTCCTCGGAGCCCGCCGGACCATCCTCTTCGGTCGCCTTGGCCACCTCCCAGATGAGGCCCCCGACCCGCTGCGCCACGTCAGCCAGGATGCCGCCCGTCACATGCTGATAGCGGGCCGCCATCGCCGTAGACGACCACCCCATGATCTGCATCACAACCCGTTCCGGGACGCCCAGGATGAGCAGGACCGTGGCGGCGGTGTGCCGGGCATCGTGCAGACGGCCATCCCGCACCTTGGCATCAGCGAGCAGCTGCTTCCACGCGTCGTAGTCCGTGCTGGGCGCCAACGGCTCACCCACAGGGGACGTGAAGACGAATCCGGTCTCACGCCACTCCTGCGCGGCAAGCAGGCGCTCACGTTCCTGCTCCTTTCGATGCAGCTCCAGCAGCCTGACCAACTCGCCGGGCACCCCGATGACCCGGCGGCCGGCACGCGATTTGGTGTTGGCCGTGTCCTCGTTCTTCCGGACTCGCTGCTTGCAGTACCCAGGCTTTCGGCCGCAGGCTCCCCCGCAGCCGTGAAGGTACTTCGGCCGCAGCCGGTTCTTCCTCACGCGGAGAATGCCGTTCCGGAGGTCGACATCCGACCAACGCAGTCCGAGAGCTTCCCCCTGCCGTAGCCCTAGGGCGAGAGCGATGGACCAGCGGGCGCTGTTGCGCAGCTTGGCCGCCTCGGAGAGGAGACGCTGCACTTCCTCGATGTCGTACGGCTCCACCTCCTCTTCCTCGATTCTCGGAGGTACGGCGAGAGTGGCGACGTTCCGGGTGACGTGGCCGCGGCGAAGCGCGTGGTTGAGGGCCGTGCGCATCGTGCGGTGGGCCTGGTGAGCCGTGGCGGCTTTGCTCCCGTTGGCCTGCATCTTTGTGTAGAAGCGGTCCAGGTGCTCAGGCTCCAACTTGTCCAGTCGGTGAGCGCCTACGCCGGGAATCAGGTGCACCCGAACGGCTACCTCGTACCCGGCGTAGGTGTTCTCCCGGACTGACGGCTTGGCGATCTCCTCGACCCAGTGCAGGAGCCACGCCTTAACGGTCCACGGCCTGCCAGGTTTCCGGACCCTTCCCTCATCGCGCTGCTTCTCCAGCGCGCGGACTTTCTTGATGACCTCCGCTTCGCTGGTCTTGCTACTGACGTGGCGCCGGTCGGGCTTCCCGTCATCGCAGACACCGACCGTGACTCGGCCGTGCCAGTAACCGTCTGTACCGAAGTAGATGGACGATGCGCCGTCGGGGCGCTTGGCGCGCTTCGTCATTGAGACTCCTTACGCGGCTGCGTGCGGGGATCGTGACTGCATGCGCTGGGCGAGGTAGTCGCTGAGCGCTTGCACGGGAACGCGGCGGGAGCGACCGATGGGCACGGTCTGGACGGCTCCGTCGCGGATAAGGGCGTACATGGTCGTCCGGCCGACGCTCAGCAAGCGGGCGGCTTCCTCCACCCTCACGGCGAGGAGAGTGGCATCGAAGTCGACTTCCGGGAGGCCGACCTCGGTACGGACTACGGAGAGTGTGTGTGTCTGGTCGCCTGTCACTGCTTCGCTCCTTCGCGGCGCGACGAAGGGACCCTCTGGTCCCCTTCTGAGGGATCCGCCACGTCCGCCACGCCGCCACATCGCAGGTCAGCGGCCTGGTTCCGTGGCGGATGCCGGTGGTGTGGCGGATAGGTGCCGCCACACGTGACGTGCGGCGGCACCTGGTGGTCGGGCTGGTCAGCCAGCGACGGGGAACAGCGGTGTGGCGGTTTCCGGAGACATGTGGCGGGTCTCAGAGGGGCTATCCGCCACAGATTCACCCCCGTTGACCTGCGGTGTGGCGGACGTGGCGGACGTGGCGGACCTGAGAGGGGGTGGGGGGCAGTAGCGCGTCCAGGCGTCCGTGAGGTCTTCCGCGTAGTAGCCCTTCGGGAAGCCGGACGGCGTGCGGATGCCACGCGGCTTGATCGGCTTGTTGCCGGATGTGACGTACTGACCGAGCAGCTTGGCCAGGGTGCGGGAGTTCAGCGGCTTGTCATCCAGGTCGGCCCACGGCGCCTCGTCCATGCGCAGGAGGCATTCGAGGATGACGGCGGTGGGCATACGGTCGGCCCCGCAGAACACGGTGTCGCGGAGGTCGGTGAGCAGGCGGATGCCGAGTGAGGCTTCGTCGTTGTCGGTGGCCGCGTTGACGAGTTCGAGGCAGGCGGCGCGGGCCCGCTCGGGCCAGTAGCCGCCGGCCGCGTCGGCGACGGCGAGGAGGGGTTCCCACACATCCGCCGGGCGGTCGGACACCCCGTCCGGCATGACCGGCCAGGCGTCGGCGACCTGATCGCGAACGGTGTCGGCCCACTTGGCGAGCTGGTCACGTAGGGCGTGGCCCTGCTTCTCGTGGATGCGTCGGCGGTAGGGCTCGACCTTCTCGTTGGGGGCGCGCTTGCGCATGCGGATGATGACCGAGCGAGTGAGGATCGTGTCCGGCAGGGAGCCGAGCCCGGCCATGGCAACAGCACAGAAGGACGAGAACCAAGCTGCCGTCTGGCTGGAGCCGTCCCCTACACAGCGCAGCGACTTGCCGCCGCGGCGGTATCCGGAGTTGAGGAAGCCGCGTACGAGTTCGTCCCCGCCGGCCTTGGGCCCGAACACGGTGTCGATCTCGTCAAAGAGGAGAGTCGGGGTCCCCTCGGGCGCTTCGACCAGCCGGAACAGGGCGTTGGGCGATGCGTTGACCGTGGTCGCGGCGCGGGGGGTGAGAGTTTCGATGATCTCCAGCGCGCGGGACTTGCCCGACCCTGGCTCGGGGGACAGGAACGCGATACGGGCAGTGCCGTCGAACGCGTCAATCAGATGGGCGTGCGCGTCCCACAGGGCGACAGCGACGTATGCGGCCTCGCGGGGGAAGACGTTGAACCGGCGGTGGAAGGCTTCCACCTCTTCGAGCAGGGCCGCGCCGTCGACAGGCGGCCCGGTCGGTGTCGCGTTCATGCGGCGATTCCTTCCTGAGTGGTACGCAGCGCGCAGAGGGTCCGGTGAGCGGTGTGCCCTTCGACCAGGGCGATGACCTGCTTGTGGCCGACCGCGCTGCGGTTGCGGCCGCAGGCGCAGACGGACGTCGCGGTGGGAATCGCGTGCTGCGGCGTGACGATGTGCAGCCACGCGATCGGATACCTGCCGTCGCCCTGCTGCGGGTCAGGGCGAACAGATGAAAGGACGGCCGTTCGGCCGACGACCTTCGGCGCACCACCGTCGGACGCAGCAGAGGCCGGTCCGGCGAGGCTGGGGCCGGTGGGCGCGGCAGGAAGGCTTTTCAGTGACGAGGGGCGCGGCCTGGTGCTCATGCAGACTCCCGAGGCCGCGCATTACGAATCGACCAGTTCAGGGCGCTGCGCAGGGTCGAGCGGCACTCGTACGACTTGAGGCCGGCCGACTCCGCAGCGCACTGAAAAGCCTGCTCTACCTCGTGACGGGGGATATCGCCCCACGCGACGAAGCGCCCCAGTGACCGTGCGGACTTGAAGAGCACGGCTTCCCGCCCGCCTTCCGGCGTGGCGGCGACCTTGGCGCACTCACGCTCCAGCGCAACCTTGGCAACGCGGTTCGCGTTGCGGACCGGAGCAATGGCGGTCGGACAGCTGAGCTTTGGCGTCGGCTTGAGGGCTTCGAGCAGCCATGCGGGCAGCGGGGCGACCGGAGCGTCTGTGATGACCTCATACGCTCCGGCGGGGGTGGTGCTGCCAGGGGCAACGACGTATCCACCGCAGGCTCGGGTGTCGATCTTCGGCCCGAGCCTGTCTTGCGTGTTGCCGAGCCGGATGCCAGCAGGGGCGGTGAAGTAAAGGTGCCGCCCCCCACCACTCGCAGTCCGCACCGTACGAGTGGAGGGCACGTCCTGGTCGGCGCGCTCGCAGAGCGCCTGGAAGGTCGTCACGCCGGAAGGCGTGTCCGCACTGCCTTTGTCCTTGGGCAGGTCGAGATCTACCACGACCAGCCCGGACGGCCCGGTGGCGATGCCGACGTTGAACGCGCCGGCGGACCAGCAGCGTTCGATTCGGGAGGGGTCGGTGGTGGCGCGCTGCTCCCACTTCAGGTGCCCGTCGGCGCAGTCGCCGCGGCCGGTGCACAACTTCTCACCGTGCAAGGCCGGCGGCTTGTCACCGGGGCGGAGCGGGATGACGTGCCAGCCGTGTTCGGCTGCGTCCAGCGCTGCGCGGAGCAGCGCGGTTCGGGCGTCATGGGTCATGCTGGATGTCTCCAGTTCTGTGATTGGTGCTGGATAGCCGGGGCGGCCCCGTGTCATTGGCGTGAGAAGGGGTCGCCCCGGGCGTTGCTACTCGCAGGTGCAGTCCGGGGCGGCGGAGCTGCCATCCGCGCCGCATCCGCAGCAGTGCGCGTACGGGTAGGGCTCGGAGTCGTCGGACGGAGCGCACAGCTCGCAGTCGATGAAGTCGTCGTCCTCGTACATGGCTGGGTGCTCCTTTACTGGGACTTGGGTCGGGTGAGTTTGAACGTGAGGCCGCCGATGCCGATGGGTCCGGCGGTGCTGGCGATGAGGGTTGCTGTGTGGATGGCGAACTCGAAGAGCGCGAGTATCGCGGCGACCGTGCCCGTTACCCCGATGGCGGTAGCGAGTCCGAGGCCGAGCGGCACCAGGTAGGTGTGCGCGGTCCGGGCAGCCGGGGCGGCCTGGACGACGACGATGATCGGGCGTCCCTCGCGTTCGGCCTGCCGGTAGAGGTGGGCGGGTATGTGCGGGGCGATGCTTCCCGGCTCGGGTCCGGGCGGTCGGTGGGTCATGGTGGTGCCTCCGTTCATCTCGCGGTGGGTGGTGCCGGAACGGGGCGGGCCGGTCTCCACAGGTGTGGAAACCGGCCCGGAGCACTGCCCACCGTGGTCACGCAAGGTGACCGTAGTGGCTAGTGCCTAGTGGCTACTGGCAAGCAAAAGGGCCTGTTGAGGGGGCCCTGGTGGCCAGTAGCGGGGCGTTCTACCGGCTAGTGGCAAGTTGTCACTAGCCAGTAGTCAGTAGCCCTGTGTGAGCTCTCAGAAGTGGTCGGGATGGACGTAGACGGAGTGCGGTCCGTTGTCCCGGTAGATCAACTCACCGCGCTCTGCAGCGGCTTTGAGGGCGTCACGGACAGCCTGTCGGCTGCGGCCCACGAGGTCGGCGACGGCGGAGGGCTTCATGCCCATGGGGCCTGCGGACTTGATGGCGTCGATCGCTTCCGCGAGCCATACCGGGCCCGCGTCGCTGTCCTTGTCCCCGCGCAGCGCGGACAGGTTCAGGCCCCGCGGCGGTGCGGCTGTCGGTTCCTCTTCGGTCGCCGCTGTGGGCTCGAGGGTGGTGCCGAACTGTTCGTCGATCTCTGCCATGAACTTCGCTGCCAGGACGTCCGCGTCCGGCTCGGCACTCTCGCTGCGGAGAGCCGACAGGTTCAACCCACCACTCTCCGCGCGCGTCGTCGTCTCGGGCCCGGTGTCGTTGCTGGGGGTGTCGTTCATCCAGGCGATGCGGTCGCTGTACCAGCGTCGGGCGTAGCCGGGTCCGGCCGCACTCGCGGACGGAGCGTCGAGTGCGGGGTGTCGGTCGGAGGTGGCGGCGACGATGTCGCGGATCTGGTTGGGCAGGATCCGCCAGTTCTTGAACAGCGCCACCGGCGATTCCGGGGTGCCCATGAACCCAGCACCTTTGTAGGGGGCTTGGTCGGCCTTGAGTCCGCGGCTGCCGGGGAACATCTTGCTCAGGTCCATGCCCTCGGTCTCACCACCGGTCAGCGCGACGCGCACCTTGGCCTCACGTCGGATCATCAGGTTCCCGAGTACGGAGCCTGTCGCTCCGAGCGCGGTCAGGACGGTGCGTACGCCCATGGCGCGGGCGATGCGGATGACTTCGAGGATTTTCCGGGCCAGCTCCCGCATGTTTTTGTCGTTGCTGGTCAGGATCTCCGCGCCCTCGTCGATGACGAGCATGATCTGCGGAATCTTCGGGCTCACCGGCAGCAGGTCGGTGTTCGCGCGGGACATCAGGTCCTGGTAGGCCATCTTCCGGTGCTTCGCGACCCTGACTGCCGTATCGAGCATCAGGAGGGCTTCCTCGTAGGAGGCGGCCAGCCAGTCCACCCCCGGACGCAAGGGGGCCTGCCCTTCTTCACGCTGGTGGTTGAGGGCGGGCAGGACCCAGGGGAGGCCGGCTGATCCGGCGTTCAGGTCGATGACCCACGTGAGGACGTCCTCGGCGCGGGCGAATCCGGCGAGGATGACATGGATCATGTTGGTCTTGCCCGAGCCGGTCGGGCCGACGACCAGCGCGCACTGTTCCCGCAGGTAGGTCAGGATCTCTTCCGCGTTGGTGCGATACCCCCACGGGAGCCCGGTGTGGATGGAGAGCGGCCCGTAGTCGTTCGGATAGGGCGTCTCGGTGACCAGGACGTTGGCGGTGGTCACGTCGATGATCACGCGGCCCTGGTCGATGCCGGGGCCGGCCGCGGCGGTGCAGCCGTGCGGCAGGCGGGCGTCTGCGGACAGCCGTCCGGACTCTTTCGCGATCCTGTCGTAGGTGGCTCCGCCGGGTGGGAGTTCGGCGTCGATGGTGAAGCCGGTGCCGGTGGGCCACATCTCGACCGCGAGGACGCGCAGCGTGATGCCGCACACCCGCTGGACGCGGTCGACCCACTCCGCAGCGATCGCCCGCCGTTCCGCGGAGAGTTCGGCGGCGACGTGGCGTTGGGCTGCGGCGATGGCCTCCTCCTCGCGCGCCTCCTCGTACAGGCTCATGGAGTGTGCGGCTGCGCCGATGCCGATGCCGATGGTGGCGAGGGAGCCGAGCGCGGCCCAGGTCAGCGGCCCGGTGTTCATGGCCCAGGTGGTCCAGCCCGCGCCGATGAGCCAGGAGGCGGCGCGGGTGGCGATGGTGCGGCCGGCGTTGCGGGCGCGCAGTCCGGCGATGGCATGGCCGAGCGCGCCGGCGGTGCCGGCGGCGAGGGCCCAGCCCGGGGGCATGGAGGTGGCTGCTCCGGTGGTGGCCAGGGCGAAGGCTCCGGTGGTGGCGGACAGGGCGCCGGTCACGGGTCCGTGACCGGCGCTCCAGTCCCACACCGGGCCGCTGGTGGCGGTCTTGGTGTTGGTGGCCATGATCAGACGTTCCAGCCCTTCTCTGCTTCGGGACCGTTGCGGGGGTCTTCGTGCCGTGCGATGTCCTGCTCGTGCACCTGCCTAAACAGCGGGCCCAGGTCTTCGGCGGCGGACACGGCGTACATCAGGGCGTTGTAGATGTCGGTCAGACCGCCAGCGACTTCCTTCTCCATCGGGAACTCCGAGTCGGAGCGCTCCGCGAGGATCTGCATCGTGCGGGCGACGCTCAGCAGGGCGGCGGGCAGGCCCTCGACCATGGCCAGGATCTCCATGCAGCCATCGGGCTCGTAGGAGTGGGCCGCGGACTCCATCTCGGCTGCGGTCTCTTCGAAGTTGAACCCAGACACGTGCATCGCCTCCTCAGCGAACGCGGGTGAAGCAGGAGTAGCGGGGACCAGGTGCGTCGGACGCTCCACCTGGCCCTTGATCTCGTTGGAGTCGCTCTCGGCATCCGCGTCCGCGGCAGCCTCTTCGGCATCCTGGGTCTGCCGGATCGCCGCGTCCCGCTCGGCTCGCTCCAGCCGGGCCTGACCCAGCAACCTGCGGTACAGGCGACGCCCGGGGTACTGGAGCCAGCGAATGCCCAACTTGCGGCCCAGCGGCGTGGTGAACAGGCCGACGATGCCCAGCGCCCCGCCCAGCAGCGCCGCCACCAGCCTGCGGCCCTGCATCCGGACTGCCGAGCGCCACAGCGCCCCACGGGCCCGCTTGCGAGCGGGCGCCTTGCGCACCGCGGAACGCCTACCCGCAACGTCCTGCCCGGTGCGCAGATCCTTGGCCGCACGCGCCTTGTTGACTAGCGCATTGCGGCCCGATGCGACCTTGCCCACACCTTTGGCAAGGGCCCGACCCATACGGCCTCTTGCTGGTGCGTGGGTGCTGCGGGCGGCGGCTTTGGCGGCTCGGTGGGAGTCTGCGACACCGCGGCGTGCCGCGGTGGTCTGCGCACGATTCGCGGCCCGCGTCGGCGCGGCCTGGCGCTTGTCAGCGCGCAGCGCACGCACCTGACCCACCCGGCCCGTGCTGCCGGGGCGGGCAGTCCCGTGCCGGTTCGCAGTGCGTGCGGCGCGCGTGGCCTGGCGATGCTTGCTGCTGCCGGCGGGAGATCTGGCGTGCGCGCCCGTCCCGGTACGGGGCTTGCTCCCCCGGTGCTTAGTGGTGCCGGCGTTCCCGTTACGGGACTGCGACGGCACCCCGCCACGGCGCTGCGATCGCGTTCCGCCCGCGGTCGACGCAGAGCGCGACCCTGTAGGGGCCGCGGCCTTGCGTCCTGTGCGCCGTTCGTCACGGCGCTTCGCGCGGGCGGCGGCTGCCGTGCCGAGGACAACTGCACCGGTCATGGCGATCGCCGCGGCCACCGGCCCACCGGCCAGGGCTGCGGTGGCGACCAGGCCAATGGTGCTGTTGGCTCCGGTCGTTGCCAGCGGCACGACGGGCCAGCCGCCCGGCGTGTGACCCAACTCCGCGGCCTCGGGCGCCTTATGGGGGCGGGGGGTGGTCTCGGGTGTGGGTGGCGGGGTGGCCGGTTCTGCCGCTACCGGCTCGGTACTGACGTCGGTCATGCTGCGATCACTCCTCGGTGGAGTAGCGGTCCGGCCGGATCTGTGGAAGGTGAGGGCCGGACCCTGCCGACAGGGGAAGCAAGCGGCGCGCTGTACGTCGGGAGCCGTACGAGGTCAGAGCTGGTTGGGCTCGATCGAAAAGAACTGC
This portion of the Streptomyces sp. NBC_01750 genome encodes:
- a CDS encoding tyrosine-type recombinase/integrase, which codes for MTKRAKRPDGASSIYFGTDGYWHGRVTVGVCDDGKPDRRHVSSKTSEAEVIKKVRALEKQRDEGRVRKPGRPWTVKAWLLHWVEEIAKPSVRENTYAGYEVAVRVHLIPGVGAHRLDKLEPEHLDRFYTKMQANGSKAATAHQAHRTMRTALNHALRRGHVTRNVATLAVPPRIEEEEVEPYDIEEVQRLLSEAAKLRNSARWSIALALGLRQGEALGLRWSDVDLRNGILRVRKNRLRPKYLHGCGGACGRKPGYCKQRVRKNEDTANTKSRAGRRVIGVPGELVRLLELHRKEQERERLLAAQEWRETGFVFTSPVGEPLAPSTDYDAWKQLLADAKVRDGRLHDARHTAATVLLILGVPERVVMQIMGWSSTAMAARYQHVTGGILADVAQRVGGLIWEVAKATEEDGPAGSEEAR
- a CDS encoding helix-turn-helix domain-containing protein, with translation MTGDQTHTLSVVRTEVGLPEVDFDATLLAVRVEEAARLLSVGRTTMYALIRDGAVQTVPIGRSRRVPVQALSDYLAQRMQSRSPHAAA
- a CDS encoding DUF3631 domain-containing protein; this translates as MNATPTGPPVDGAALLEEVEAFHRRFNVFPREAAYVAVALWDAHAHLIDAFDGTARIAFLSPEPGSGKSRALEIIETLTPRAATTVNASPNALFRLVEAPEGTPTLLFDEIDTVFGPKAGGDELVRGFLNSGYRRGGKSLRCVGDGSSQTAAWFSSFCAVAMAGLGSLPDTILTRSVIIRMRKRAPNEKVEPYRRRIHEKQGHALRDQLAKWADTVRDQVADAWPVMPDGVSDRPADVWEPLLAVADAAGGYWPERARAACLELVNAATDNDEASLGIRLLTDLRDTVFCGADRMPTAVILECLLRMDEAPWADLDDKPLNSRTLAKLLGQYVTSGNKPIKPRGIRTPSGFPKGYYAEDLTDAWTRYCPPPPLRSATSATSATPQVNGGESVADSPSETRHMSPETATPLFPVAG
- a CDS encoding bifunctional DNA primase/polymerase, coding for MTHDARTALLRAALDAAEHGWHVIPLRPGDKPPALHGEKLCTGRGDCADGHLKWEQRATTDPSRIERCWSAGAFNVGIATGPSGLVVVDLDLPKDKGSADTPSGVTTFQALCERADQDVPSTRTVRTASGGGRHLYFTAPAGIRLGNTQDRLGPKIDTRACGGYVVAPGSTTPAGAYEVITDAPVAPLPAWLLEALKPTPKLSCPTAIAPVRNANRVAKVALERECAKVAATPEGGREAVLFKSARSLGRFVAWGDIPRHEVEQAFQCAAESAGLKSYECRSTLRSALNWSIRNARPRESA